A stretch of Verrucomicrobiia bacterium DNA encodes these proteins:
- the rhaB gene encoding rhamnulokinase, protein MDQQVYLGIDIGAESGRLMAGLWDGKRIQLEELHRFPNGGVMINDGLRWNVLAMWAEIQQGLAAAAKRFGKRIVSVGVDTWGVDYVLLSQSGELLGHPFHYRDNRTRGMFQRAFNRVPRADIFTATGLQFMEINTLYQLLAHQKNHPELLNAAETLLMMPDYLHFLLSGTRTSEFTIATTSQCVNPRKRAWDSDLLQKLGLPARIFPEIVPPGSRIGQLRPRVAERSGIERINVVAPAAHDTGSAVVGVPSVHTGKSNWAYLSSGTWSLLGVEVRDALLSPRVLELNFTNEGGIDGTYRLLKNIMGLWLLQQCRRCFGEKGRTLSYDELTRLAAEAPAFRSFVNPDDSRFLNPADMAEAIQSYCRETGQPVPETEGQLARCIFESLALTYAVVLEGLEQLTGQRIEVLHIVGGGSRNQLLNTFTANAANLLVVAGPVEATVLGNVLVQARSNGELKSLSDIRSVVRASSEVTEFEPKQPDAWKEARLRFAELRKLQPAA, encoded by the coding sequence ATGGATCAGCAGGTATATCTCGGCATCGACATCGGCGCGGAAAGCGGACGCCTCATGGCGGGTCTCTGGGACGGAAAACGCATTCAACTGGAGGAACTCCATCGGTTTCCGAACGGCGGTGTGATGATCAACGACGGCCTTCGATGGAATGTGCTGGCGATGTGGGCTGAAATCCAGCAAGGCCTCGCGGCGGCTGCAAAGCGCTTCGGCAAACGCATTGTTTCGGTGGGCGTGGATACGTGGGGTGTTGATTATGTCCTGCTTTCCCAAAGTGGCGAACTGCTTGGGCATCCCTTTCATTATCGGGACAACCGGACACGCGGCATGTTTCAGCGCGCGTTCAATCGAGTCCCGCGAGCGGACATTTTCACCGCGACAGGGTTGCAGTTCATGGAGATCAACACGCTGTACCAGCTGCTCGCGCACCAGAAGAACCATCCAGAATTGTTGAACGCAGCGGAGACGCTGTTGATGATGCCGGACTACCTGCACTTCCTTCTGTCGGGCACACGCACATCGGAATTCACCATTGCCACGACAAGCCAGTGCGTGAATCCGCGTAAACGCGCCTGGGACTCGGATTTGTTGCAAAAGCTTGGGCTGCCTGCGCGGATTTTTCCGGAGATCGTTCCGCCAGGATCCCGCATCGGGCAGCTGAGGCCCCGGGTGGCCGAACGTTCTGGAATTGAGCGGATCAATGTCGTCGCCCCCGCCGCGCACGATACAGGATCAGCCGTGGTGGGCGTTCCGTCCGTGCATACGGGCAAGAGCAACTGGGCATACTTGAGTTCGGGAACATGGTCGCTCCTTGGGGTTGAAGTGCGGGATGCGTTGCTCTCTCCGCGCGTGCTGGAACTCAACTTCACCAACGAAGGCGGCATCGATGGGACGTATCGGCTCCTGAAGAACATCATGGGGCTTTGGCTCTTGCAGCAATGCCGCCGGTGCTTTGGCGAGAAGGGACGCACGCTGAGTTACGATGAACTGACCCGGCTGGCTGCCGAGGCCCCGGCCTTTCGTTCATTCGTGAACCCCGACGACAGCCGTTTTCTAAATCCCGCGGACATGGCGGAGGCGATTCAGTCGTACTGCCGCGAAACGGGCCAGCCTGTGCCTGAAACGGAAGGACAACTGGCGCGCTGCATTTTCGAAAGCCTTGCGCTGACCTACGCGGTGGTCCTTGAGGGACTCGAACAATTGACAGGGCAACGGATCGAAGTGCTGCACATTGTGGGCGGCGGTTCCCGCAACCAGTTGCTGAACACGTTCACGGCGAATGCTGCCAACCTGCTCGTCGTTGCAGGACCCGTTGAGGCAACCGTGCTCGGCAACGTCCTCGTTCAGGCCCGCTCAAATGGTGAATTGAAATCCCTCAGCGACATCCGTTCGGTGGTGCGCGCATCCAGCGAAGTTACTGAGTTTGAGCCGAAACAACCCGACGCATGGAAGGAAGCGCGCTTGCGGTTTGCTGAGCTCCGGAAACTGCAGCCCGCAGCGTAA
- a CDS encoding DUF1080 domain-containing protein — protein MSPLPTVLRHVSIITAAAIFAIISAPAVSAADPEPQKPAGKTELFNGKDYSGWTFAFRTNADPKGTWGITNGVLHCNGQPYGYIRTETPYRDYKLTVEWRFVKVAPRADNTGILLHVQAPDQVWPRAIECQGQSRHHGDLILMGNTTCKVNDENKTGRVAMKGEPNEKPVGQWNSYEIVCSGNTLKASVNGKLLNEVTDCSVTSGFIAIQSEGSEFEVRKVTIEPATGI, from the coding sequence ATGTCACCCCTGCCAACTGTCCTTCGTCACGTTTCAATAATCACGGCTGCAGCGATATTCGCCATCATTTCGGCCCCCGCAGTTTCCGCCGCAGATCCTGAGCCTCAGAAGCCGGCCGGCAAAACTGAATTGTTCAATGGAAAAGACTACTCAGGCTGGACGTTTGCGTTCCGAACCAATGCGGATCCGAAAGGCACGTGGGGCATTACGAATGGCGTGTTGCACTGCAACGGGCAGCCCTACGGATACATCCGCACCGAGACCCCGTATCGCGATTACAAGCTGACCGTCGAATGGCGTTTCGTAAAAGTTGCCCCGCGGGCCGATAACACTGGCATTCTGCTGCACGTACAAGCGCCCGACCAGGTGTGGCCGCGCGCGATCGAATGCCAGGGACAATCGCGCCACCACGGCGACCTGATTCTCATGGGAAACACCACGTGCAAGGTGAATGATGAGAACAAGACGGGACGCGTGGCGATGAAGGGCGAGCCTAACGAGAAACCTGTCGGCCAATGGAATAGCTACGAGATCGTTTGCAGCGGAAATACGTTGAAGGCTTCGGTCAACGGGAAGCTGTTGAATGAGGTGACGGATTGCAGCGTGACCTCGGGCTTCATCGCGATACAGAGCGAGGGAAGCGAATTCGAGGTGCGGAAGGTGACAATCGAGCCCGCTACGGGGATTTAG
- a CDS encoding Smr/MutS family protein, giving the protein MDDPIELPIDGVLDLHTFRPREVGELVPDYLAACLAKGILQVRIIHGKGTGQLRTRVHAILARHPDVLSFTLDHPELGGWGATLVKLREPGTAKSP; this is encoded by the coding sequence ATGGACGACCCCATAGAACTGCCGATCGATGGAGTGCTCGACCTGCATACGTTTCGTCCCAGGGAGGTGGGCGAGCTCGTGCCCGATTACCTGGCGGCGTGCCTTGCGAAGGGAATTCTCCAGGTGCGCATCATTCATGGCAAGGGAACAGGCCAGCTGCGCACGCGGGTTCACGCGATCCTGGCCAGGCATCCGGACGTGCTGTCGTTCACGCTGGACCACCCCGAATTGGGCGGCTGGGGCGCTACGCTCGTCAAGCTGCGCGAGCCCGGGACAGCTAAATCCCCGTAG
- a CDS encoding carbon starvation CstA family protein, protein MKKFLAMLFWLALALAGAWAFASLALHRGERINSAYILIAAFCTYAIGYRFYSKWIAARVLFLNDRRATPCEVQDDGKDFCKTNKWIVFGHHFAAISGPGPLVGPVLAAQFGFLPGTLWILIGVVLGGAVQDLIILFASMRRNGKSLGQMVKEELNTPAGTIASISILAIMMILLAVLALVVVKALAESPWGVFTVAATIPIALFMGGYLRFWRIGKVLEASAIGVVLLLLAVWGGKLVHESASWSQALALNELNLAWAIIIYGLAASVLPVWLLLAPRDYLSTFMKLGTILALATGILMLLPDLQMPAVTSFIDGSGPIVAGKVFPFCFITIACGAISGFHTLIASGTTPKIITRESYARPIGYGAMCLESLVAIMAMIAACTLDPGVYLSMNIKGDPAATVEKVNAYGYSVTTAQMEALADDLGETTLFGRTGGAATLAVGMAQIFSRVVSGRWLDLWYHFAIMFEALFILTTLDAGTRVGRYILQDFLGAAWKPLGDTKSLGGNVLASALMVAGWGYFLIQGVKDPLGGINSLWPLFGIANQMLAAIALCLGTTILLKMQLQPGQDATTRRRPAVALIALVPLVWLLAVTFTAGVQKIWHSDARIGFLAHAEQLRQQAPALSAALEAARRGGDAIAVTAAEKALRANRAVRFNQTLDALVAGAFLVLVSIIVLMSIREWILLLARRKAAQLREAPIVWLPEYAVAEARPLHVASLLTVAFALLKELSGEARLERAQIAQQVRCGEDNPCTQEKTREQLYVETTEQQFNGVRRCC, encoded by the coding sequence ATGAAAAAGTTTTTGGCCATGTTGTTTTGGCTGGCGCTTGCCCTTGCCGGAGCGTGGGCGTTTGCAAGCCTCGCCTTGCATCGAGGCGAGAGGATCAATTCCGCTTACATATTGATCGCGGCATTCTGCACCTACGCCATCGGGTATCGCTTTTATTCCAAATGGATCGCCGCACGCGTCCTGTTTTTGAACGACCGGCGCGCCACTCCCTGCGAGGTTCAGGACGACGGCAAGGACTTCTGCAAGACGAACAAATGGATCGTGTTCGGCCATCACTTCGCGGCGATTTCCGGGCCGGGTCCGCTGGTCGGGCCGGTGCTCGCAGCGCAGTTCGGTTTTCTTCCGGGAACGCTCTGGATTTTGATCGGCGTCGTCCTGGGCGGCGCGGTTCAGGACTTGATCATTCTATTCGCGTCGATGCGCCGCAACGGAAAATCGCTCGGCCAGATGGTGAAGGAGGAATTGAACACGCCTGCCGGAACCATCGCGTCGATTTCAATCCTGGCAATAATGATGATCCTCCTCGCGGTGCTTGCGTTGGTGGTCGTGAAGGCGCTGGCGGAAAGCCCGTGGGGCGTATTCACGGTGGCTGCAACGATTCCGATCGCGCTGTTCATGGGCGGATACCTTCGATTCTGGCGCATTGGCAAGGTGCTTGAAGCATCGGCAATCGGGGTCGTGCTGCTGCTGCTCGCCGTCTGGGGCGGGAAGCTGGTGCACGAAAGCGCGTCATGGTCGCAGGCGCTGGCTTTGAACGAGCTGAATCTGGCGTGGGCAATTATTATTTACGGACTCGCCGCGAGCGTGCTGCCGGTCTGGCTGTTGCTCGCACCGCGTGATTACCTCAGCACCTTCATGAAGCTCGGGACCATTCTTGCCCTCGCCACGGGCATCCTGATGCTGTTGCCCGACCTGCAGATGCCCGCGGTGACTTCGTTCATCGATGGGTCGGGGCCGATCGTGGCGGGGAAAGTCTTTCCATTCTGTTTTATCACGATCGCGTGCGGCGCGATCTCGGGGTTCCACACCCTGATCGCAAGCGGCACGACCCCGAAGATCATCACGCGAGAATCGTATGCGCGGCCGATTGGTTACGGTGCAATGTGCCTGGAATCGCTTGTCGCGATCATGGCGATGATTGCCGCGTGCACGCTCGATCCAGGTGTCTATCTGAGCATGAACATCAAGGGTGACCCTGCGGCGACCGTGGAGAAGGTCAATGCTTACGGGTATTCCGTGACCACCGCACAGATGGAGGCGCTCGCGGATGACCTGGGCGAAACGACGCTCTTTGGCCGCACGGGCGGTGCAGCCACCCTGGCGGTGGGAATGGCGCAAATCTTTTCGCGTGTGGTCAGCGGCCGATGGCTCGACCTGTGGTATCACTTCGCGATTATGTTCGAAGCCCTGTTCATCCTAACAACGCTGGATGCAGGCACGCGCGTGGGACGCTACATTCTGCAGGATTTTCTGGGTGCGGCTTGGAAGCCGTTGGGCGACACAAAAAGCCTGGGCGGTAATGTGTTGGCCAGCGCACTGATGGTGGCGGGCTGGGGGTATTTTCTGATTCAAGGGGTGAAGGACCCGCTGGGTGGAATCAACTCGCTTTGGCCGTTGTTTGGAATCGCCAACCAGATGCTTGCCGCAATTGCGCTCTGCCTTGGCACTACCATCCTGCTGAAGATGCAATTGCAACCGGGGCAGGACGCGACAACACGGCGGCGCCCCGCGGTCGCATTGATCGCACTGGTTCCACTGGTCTGGCTGCTGGCAGTGACCTTCACGGCTGGCGTGCAAAAGATCTGGCACAGTGACGCCCGCATCGGTTTTCTCGCACACGCTGAACAGTTAAGGCAGCAGGCACCTGCATTGAGCGCTGCGCTCGAAGCGGCACGGCGAGGCGGAGACGCGATCGCCGTGACTGCCGCGGAGAAGGCATTGCGCGCGAACCGCGCGGTGCGATTCAATCAAACCCTGGATGCATTGGTTGCGGGCGCTTTCCTGGTTCTGGTATCGATCATTGTTTTGATGAGCATTCGCGAGTGGATCCTGCTGCTCGCCCGGCGGAAAGCGGCGCAATTGAGGGAGGCGCCTATTGTTTGGCTGCCCGAATACGCGGTCGCGGAGGCGCGCCCGCTGCATGTTGCAAGCCTGCTTACCGTGGCGTTCGCGTTGCTGAAGGAATTGTCTGGCGAGGCGAGGCTCGAGCGGGCGCAGATCGCGCAGCAGGTTCGCTGCGGGGAGGACAACCCTTGCACCCAGGAAAAAACGCGCGAGCAACTGTATGTCGAAACGACCGAGCAACAGTTTAATGGTGTTCGGCGCTGTTGTTAG
- the nadD gene encoding nicotinate (nicotinamide) nucleotide adenylyltransferase: MKIGLFGGSFDPVHVGHLLVAQAAREELGLDRLVFIPAAQSPFKAGLQAIDGRQRLRLLRLALAGYDWCAVDDQEIGRGGISYSIDTLRDYAVKFPGAELFFLIGGDHVVQLPKWRDAEELARLATFVVVPRPGQDHVQFPPPFRGQFLSGFPIRISSSEIRARIREGHPVGALLPRAVAEAIHNNRLYL; encoded by the coding sequence ATGAAGATCGGACTGTTTGGCGGCTCGTTCGACCCCGTGCATGTCGGGCACCTCCTCGTAGCCCAGGCAGCCCGGGAGGAACTCGGGCTCGACCGCCTGGTGTTCATTCCCGCCGCGCAGTCTCCCTTCAAGGCCGGTCTTCAGGCGATCGATGGCCGCCAACGGTTGCGCCTGCTGCGCCTGGCACTCGCGGGATATGATTGGTGCGCGGTGGATGACCAGGAAATTGGCCGCGGCGGCATCTCGTATTCCATCGACACGCTGCGTGATTACGCCGTGAAGTTTCCCGGAGCTGAATTGTTTTTCCTGATTGGCGGCGACCACGTTGTGCAGCTGCCAAAGTGGCGCGATGCCGAGGAGCTGGCGCGGCTTGCCACTTTCGTGGTCGTACCCCGGCCCGGGCAGGATCACGTTCAGTTTCCGCCGCCATTCCGGGGACAATTTCTTTCCGGTTTTCCTATTCGCATTTCGTCGTCGGAAATTCGGGCGCGAATCCGCGAGGGACATCCAGTCGGAGCGCTGCTTCCCCGCGCGGTTGCTGAAGCCATCCACAACAATCGACTTTATCTTTGA
- the rsfS gene encoding ribosome silencing factor — protein sequence MDSKKLALLCRELADNKKAENITVLDVRELSSVTDYFVIATGTSEPHLRAIMDEIVDSLRDEQGLRPRAIDGALQTAWIVLDYFDVIVHVMRHDMREKYDLETLWGDAPRVKPRKVKARSSS from the coding sequence ATGGATTCCAAAAAACTCGCGCTTCTTTGCCGCGAACTGGCAGATAACAAGAAGGCCGAAAATATCACGGTTCTCGATGTCCGCGAGCTGTCTTCGGTGACGGATTATTTTGTGATTGCGACAGGAACGAGCGAGCCGCACCTGCGGGCAATCATGGACGAGATTGTTGACTCACTGCGCGACGAGCAGGGGCTGCGTCCGCGGGCGATCGATGGGGCTCTGCAGACCGCGTGGATTGTTTTGGATTACTTCGACGTGATCGTGCATGTCATGCGCCACGACATGCGGGAAAAATACGACCTTGAGACTTTGTGGGGAGATGCGCCTCGAGTGAAGCCGCGAAAGGTGAAGGCTCGTAGCTCGAGCTAA
- a CDS encoding RNA-binding protein yields MISNERPSPFGNRPPYGSPKPPVNEDTLRTDRIQIERKMFVFTLKENPRGRFLRITEDVGGRRDTIIIPAPGLEDFKRLVDEMVKAAAETPPKA; encoded by the coding sequence ATGATCTCTAACGAACGTCCCTCGCCTTTCGGCAATCGTCCACCCTACGGCTCTCCGAAACCGCCCGTTAACGAGGACACTCTGAGGACCGACCGCATCCAGATCGAACGCAAGATGTTTGTGTTCACGCTGAAGGAAAATCCCCGCGGCCGCTTTCTCCGCATCACCGAAGACGTCGGTGGCCGCCGCGACACCATTATTATTCCGGCCCCGGGTCTCGAAGATTTCAAGCGGTTGGTTGATGAAATGGTTAAGGCGGCTGCAGAAACCCCTCCCAAAGCTTAA
- a CDS encoding DUF4149 domain-containing protein — MIGVMRLIGVFNAAIWLGGVVFFTVVASPALGSSAMGTLLQPRNMPYFAPGIQHVLLGYYFQFFVVCALIALIHLTLEWLYLGRPKSRKLPLIVLLGLLGYGIVGSNMIQPHLKTTHAIRFSAKAKPVERDAAARSVGRWHVVVLLAQCGAIACLAVHFWRLANPSDTPRFVSSVKFRG, encoded by the coding sequence GTGATTGGCGTTATGCGATTGATCGGGGTATTCAACGCGGCGATCTGGCTCGGCGGGGTCGTGTTCTTCACTGTCGTTGCAAGCCCGGCGCTCGGGTCATCCGCGATGGGCACTCTCCTGCAGCCGCGTAACATGCCTTACTTCGCTCCGGGCATTCAGCATGTGCTGCTCGGATACTACTTCCAATTTTTTGTCGTGTGCGCCCTCATCGCCTTGATTCATCTGACTTTGGAATGGCTCTACCTGGGCCGCCCGAAGTCCCGCAAGCTTCCACTGATCGTCCTGCTTGGATTGCTCGGTTATGGAATCGTCGGCAGCAACATGATTCAACCTCATCTCAAGACCACGCATGCGATCCGCTTCTCGGCAAAGGCCAAGCCCGTGGAGCGGGACGCGGCGGCCCGTTCGGTCGGACGATGGCACGTTGTTGTGTTGCTTGCGCAATGCGGAGCAATCGCCTGCCTCGCGGTTCATTTCTGGCGCCTCGCAAACCCTTCAGACACACCACGTTTCGTGAGTTCCGTAAAATTCCGGGGTTGA
- a CDS encoding sigma-70 family RNA polymerase sigma factor encodes MAEILYYAAMPDELIPTRASLLNRLKDLQDQASWQDFYNIYSRLIFDISLKAGLTRTEAQDVVQETIVSVARHIPTFKYDPSLGSFKNWLLTMTRWRITDQLRKRGPVMVHDSETQTGTRTIERIPDPTVDISADTWDAEWKRSLIAAAEGNVKRRIDPLKYQIYDLYVHKGWAPEKVAATFNIQKNNVYVNKTRIDAMIRDEVGRLGKEML; translated from the coding sequence ATGGCCGAAATCCTTTACTATGCCGCGATGCCAGACGAGTTGATCCCGACGCGAGCGTCGTTGCTAAACCGGTTGAAAGACCTCCAGGACCAGGCAAGTTGGCAGGACTTCTACAATATTTATTCCCGGCTGATTTTCGACATTTCCTTGAAGGCCGGATTAACCCGCACGGAGGCGCAGGACGTCGTGCAGGAGACGATTGTGTCCGTCGCCCGCCACATTCCGACGTTCAAGTACGATCCATCGCTCGGCTCGTTCAAGAACTGGCTGCTGACGATGACCCGCTGGCGGATTACGGATCAATTGCGGAAGCGTGGTCCAGTGATGGTGCATGACAGCGAAACACAAACCGGCACGCGCACGATCGAACGCATTCCGGATCCGACCGTGGACATATCCGCTGACACGTGGGATGCGGAATGGAAGCGCAGCCTGATCGCGGCTGCGGAAGGGAACGTGAAGCGCCGGATCGATCCACTGAAATACCAGATCTACGATCTGTATGTGCACAAAGGCTGGGCGCCGGAAAAGGTGGCAGCCACGTTCAACATCCAGAAGAACAATGTGTACGTGAACAAGACCCGAATCGATGCGATGATTCGCGATGAGGTGGGGCGGCTCGGGAAGGAGATGCTTTAG
- the ychF gene encoding redox-regulated ATPase YchF: MLRAGIVGLPNVGKSTLFNAVTRTRKAEAANYPFCTIDPNVGIVTVPDPRLEPLSRVAKTSVIVPAAVEFVDIAGLVKGAAQGEGLGNKFLSHIREVDAIVQVVRCFEDPDIHHVAGSVNPVRDIEVINTELVLADLDAVKKRRERLAKDVKRGEKAAVAEDAVLTKIEPVLDSGKPALTVTLTPEEKVLSKSFYLLTDKPTIFACNVKESELATGDQNPFVLQVREYVKTHLACEAVVISAQIESDLIDLSPEEAKAFLQELGVQESGVGQLIRATYHLLGLRTYFTAGEKEVRAWTIHAGDTAPKAAGVIHSDFERGFIKAETVAYDALMQCGSVAAAREKGLYRMEGKEYVVKDGDVLLFKFNV, translated from the coding sequence ATGTTGAGAGCTGGAATTGTCGGGTTGCCCAATGTGGGCAAATCCACCCTGTTTAACGCCGTCACTCGCACCCGAAAGGCCGAGGCGGCGAATTACCCTTTTTGCACCATCGACCCCAACGTGGGCATTGTGACCGTGCCGGATCCGCGCCTGGAACCGCTCTCACGCGTTGCCAAGACGAGTGTCATTGTTCCGGCCGCGGTGGAATTCGTGGACATCGCCGGCTTGGTGAAAGGTGCGGCGCAGGGTGAAGGGCTCGGCAACAAGTTCCTCAGCCACATCCGTGAAGTGGATGCGATCGTGCAGGTCGTTCGTTGCTTTGAAGATCCCGACATTCACCACGTCGCGGGCAGCGTCAATCCCGTGCGTGACATCGAGGTGATCAACACGGAACTCGTGCTTGCCGACCTCGACGCAGTGAAGAAGCGCCGCGAGCGGCTGGCCAAGGACGTGAAACGAGGGGAAAAGGCGGCGGTGGCGGAAGACGCAGTCCTGACGAAGATTGAACCTGTCCTCGACTCGGGCAAACCCGCGCTGACGGTAACCTTGACGCCCGAGGAGAAGGTGTTGTCAAAGTCGTTCTACCTTCTGACCGACAAGCCGACGATTTTCGCGTGCAATGTGAAGGAATCGGAACTGGCCACGGGCGATCAGAATCCATTCGTGCTGCAGGTGCGCGAATATGTGAAGACGCATCTCGCCTGTGAAGCCGTCGTGATCAGCGCGCAGATCGAGAGCGACCTGATTGACCTCTCACCGGAGGAAGCAAAGGCATTCCTTCAAGAGTTGGGGGTGCAGGAAAGCGGCGTTGGACAATTGATTCGCGCGACGTACCACCTGCTTGGATTGCGCACCTACTTTACTGCTGGTGAAAAGGAAGTGCGCGCGTGGACGATTCACGCGGGCGATACGGCGCCGAAGGCGGCGGGCGTCATTCACAGCGATTTCGAACGCGGCTTCATCAAGGCGGAAACGGTCGCCTACGACGCTCTCATGCAATGCGGCTCCGTCGCTGCGGCACGCGAAAAGGGTTTGTATCGCATGGAAGGCAAGGAATACGTCGTCAAGGACGGTGACGTTCTCCTCTTCAAGTTCAACGTGTAG
- a CDS encoding beta-galactosidase, translated as MMPARVTRLAQVVAASMCMAWLSAGCVATNESRCQTPADKAFRVLPIGICEDYPEESRSIAAARRDLEVAATNGLRVLRIAFGWDAMEPERGQYDWSFWDQFVRMATEEFHIRLIPYVCYTPRWASTSNEDDFWQHPPRDSEDFARFMRALVERYKTRIHSWELWNEPDNPAYWAGSVEQFAGLLTAGARAVRQTDPNAKVVFGGLAWDLNFLESVLTNGEAMEHVDVVNLHNYYETWSSEPLEYLPGYVGRARDILRQHGLDQPIWMAEVGYSSFRRGAHVSGQYRAQYGYEHTDNFQAAALFRMLTMLAAMDDVSLIAWYRINDLPQTQEVIGDVNNRHLGVLDEQGGAKPAMHALRFFASLFGQGFRCIDHEVRVTAAVRPKFHAHAFELRDGRVVLVSWLQNHVYGQWRPGDGSTDNPRRGFVSVQLPFGVSGSASAFNAAGEPVRATLARSATGSRVEMNVAASETTIVLLRRAHR; from the coding sequence ATGATGCCAGCCAGAGTTACTCGCCTCGCGCAAGTGGTTGCAGCTTCGATGTGCATGGCATGGCTGAGCGCGGGTTGTGTCGCAACGAACGAGTCGCGCTGCCAGACGCCTGCAGATAAGGCCTTTCGCGTTCTCCCGATCGGCATTTGCGAGGATTACCCTGAGGAATCGCGGTCGATCGCGGCGGCGCGCCGCGATCTGGAAGTGGCAGCCACGAACGGGCTGCGCGTATTGCGGATCGCATTTGGGTGGGATGCGATGGAGCCGGAACGCGGACAGTATGACTGGAGTTTCTGGGACCAGTTCGTTCGCATGGCTACGGAAGAATTCCACATCCGCCTGATCCCCTACGTCTGTTACACGCCGCGCTGGGCTTCGACGAGCAATGAAGACGACTTCTGGCAGCATCCACCGCGCGACAGCGAAGATTTCGCGCGCTTTATGCGGGCACTCGTTGAGCGCTACAAGACCCGCATTCACTCGTGGGAACTATGGAACGAGCCTGATAATCCTGCGTATTGGGCAGGTTCGGTCGAACAGTTTGCAGGGTTGCTCACCGCTGGGGCACGCGCCGTTCGTCAAACCGATCCGAATGCAAAGGTGGTGTTTGGCGGCCTTGCCTGGGACCTCAATTTTCTCGAGTCCGTGCTGACGAACGGCGAGGCGATGGAGCACGTCGATGTTGTGAATCTTCACAACTATTACGAGACGTGGTCGAGCGAGCCGTTGGAGTATCTCCCGGGTTACGTGGGCCGCGCGCGCGACATCCTTCGCCAGCATGGATTGGATCAGCCCATTTGGATGGCCGAGGTCGGCTACAGCAGCTTTCGTCGGGGCGCGCACGTGTCAGGCCAATACCGCGCCCAGTACGGCTACGAGCATACCGACAACTTCCAGGCCGCGGCGTTGTTCCGCATGCTGACCATGCTCGCAGCGATGGACGACGTTTCCCTCATCGCATGGTATCGCATCAACGACCTCCCTCAAACCCAGGAGGTGATCGGCGATGTCAACAACCGGCACCTGGGCGTGTTGGATGAACAGGGTGGCGCAAAGCCTGCAATGCATGCGTTGCGATTTTTCGCTTCACTGTTTGGCCAGGGCTTTCGATGCATCGATCACGAGGTTCGCGTAACGGCTGCCGTTCGACCCAAGTTTCACGCGCATGCGTTTGAACTGCGCGACGGAAGGGTGGTTCTGGTTTCCTGGTTGCAGAACCATGTGTACGGGCAGTGGCGGCCGGGGGATGGAAGCACGGACAATCCAAGACGCGGGTTCGTCAGCGTGCAGTTGCCGTTCGGTGTATCAGGTTCGGCATCGGCTTTTAACGCCGCCGGCGAGCCCGTTCGCGCGACGTTGGCGCGTTCAGCCACGGGCAGCCGGGTTGAAATGAATGTGGCTGCATCCGAGACCACAATTGTCCTGCTGCGGCGGGCGCATCGATGA
- a CDS encoding helix-turn-helix transcriptional regulator yields MLQKELVAASTVPLVLSVLSEGENYGYALIQRVRELSRGRIEWTEGMLYPVLHWMEKERLIESEWREAETGRKRKYYRLRKEGRASLQTEKQQWMAVHETLTALWKRNPRLT; encoded by the coding sequence ATGCTTCAAAAGGAACTAGTCGCCGCGTCAACCGTGCCGCTGGTCCTGTCTGTGCTCAGCGAGGGGGAAAACTACGGTTACGCCCTGATCCAGCGCGTGCGCGAGCTATCGCGGGGTCGCATCGAATGGACAGAAGGAATGCTCTACCCCGTTCTGCATTGGATGGAAAAGGAACGTTTGATCGAATCGGAATGGCGCGAAGCCGAAACTGGCCGGAAGCGAAAATACTACCGTCTTCGGAAGGAGGGACGGGCGTCGCTGCAAACGGAAAAGCAACAGTGGATGGCCGTGCATGAAACCCTGACCGCTCTATGGAAACGAAACCCGCGTTTGACCTGA